A single genomic interval of Macadamia integrifolia cultivar HAES 741 chromosome 6, SCU_Mint_v3, whole genome shotgun sequence harbors:
- the LOC122081526 gene encoding uncharacterized protein LOC122081526 isoform X2 translates to MAHLIASTYNSFLLNSSSSFRCNKVEVENLGDSSRDLTFFERSSERGRKSRERQRGALVPFCSSSSTSVGLEGEGKDRKLLVSKEQFGYLVSEFGWKVRRLVEEEDEMRRVAQVQAEAFHDPVILFNGLFFEFFKAEVFSGLVYKLRNSPPDRYACLVAEAADTSNTKPESPEGLVGVADVTVLRDEVVLRHLEGAEEYLYVSGIAVSKDFRRRKVATALLKACDMLSLLWGFNYLALRAYEDDLAAHKLYGNAGYRVVSGDSPWLPSWIGSKRRVLMIKRSTLGDWC, encoded by the exons ATGGCTCATTTGATTGCAAGTACATACAATTCCTTTCTTCTAAATTCATCTTCCAGCTTTAGATGTAATAAAGTTGAAGTGGAGAACTTGGGTGATAGTAGCAGGGATCTGACTTTTTTTGAGAGAAGTAGTGAGAGGGGAAGAAAGTCCAGGGAGAGACAAAGGGGAGCTTTGGTGcccttttgttcttcttcttcaacctctgtGGGTTTGGAGGGGGAGGGCAAGGATAGGAAATTATTGGTCAGTAAGGAGCAGTTTGGCTATTTGGTTAGTGAGTTTGGGTGGAAGGTTAGGAGGTtggttgaggaagaagatgagatgagaaGAGTAGCCCAAGTACAGGCTGAAGCATTTCATGATCCAGTTATTCTGTTCAATGGTTTGTTCTTTGAATTCTTCAAG GCTGAAGTGTTCTCTGGCCTTGTCTACAAGTTAAGAAACTCACCACCAGATAG GTATGCTTGTTTGGTTGCTGAGGCAGCAGATACTTCAAATACAAAGCCTGAATCTCCAGAGGGGCTTGTGGGGGTTGCAGATGTAACAGTATTAAGAGATGAAGTTGTCCTCAGGCATCTTGAAGGAGCAGAAGAATATCTTTATGTTTCTGGAATAGCAGTGTCAAAAGATTTCAG GAGACGGAAGGTAGCAACTGCATTGCTTAAAGCCTGCGACATGCTGTCACTTCTTTGGGGTTTCAACTACCTTGCTCTGCGGGCATATGAAGATGATTTAGCAGCACACAAATTGTACGGTAATGCAGGCTACAGAGTTGTTTCAGGAGATTCACCATGGTTACCTTCTTGGATAGGAAGTAAGCGAAGGGTTCTAATGATCAAAAGGTCAACCTTAG GAGATTGGTGCTGA
- the LOC122081526 gene encoding uncharacterized protein LOC122081526 isoform X1, which yields MAHLIASTYNSFLLNSSSSFRCNKVEVENLGDSSRDLTFFERSSERGRKSRERQRGALVPFCSSSSTSVGLEGEGKDRKLLVSKEQFGYLVSEFGWKVRRLVEEEDEMRRVAQVQAEAFHDPVILFNGLFFEFFKAEVFSGLVYKLRNSPPDRYACLVAEAADTSNTKPESPEGLVGVADVTVLRDEVVLRHLEGAEEYLYVSGIAVSKDFRRRKVATALLKACDMLSLLWGFNYLALRAYEDDLAAHKLYGNAGYRVVSGDSPWLPSWIGSKRRVLMIKRSTLGTSTLLPHLIGLDLRRLVLTNLIAKGR from the exons ATGGCTCATTTGATTGCAAGTACATACAATTCCTTTCTTCTAAATTCATCTTCCAGCTTTAGATGTAATAAAGTTGAAGTGGAGAACTTGGGTGATAGTAGCAGGGATCTGACTTTTTTTGAGAGAAGTAGTGAGAGGGGAAGAAAGTCCAGGGAGAGACAAAGGGGAGCTTTGGTGcccttttgttcttcttcttcaacctctgtGGGTTTGGAGGGGGAGGGCAAGGATAGGAAATTATTGGTCAGTAAGGAGCAGTTTGGCTATTTGGTTAGTGAGTTTGGGTGGAAGGTTAGGAGGTtggttgaggaagaagatgagatgagaaGAGTAGCCCAAGTACAGGCTGAAGCATTTCATGATCCAGTTATTCTGTTCAATGGTTTGTTCTTTGAATTCTTCAAG GCTGAAGTGTTCTCTGGCCTTGTCTACAAGTTAAGAAACTCACCACCAGATAG GTATGCTTGTTTGGTTGCTGAGGCAGCAGATACTTCAAATACAAAGCCTGAATCTCCAGAGGGGCTTGTGGGGGTTGCAGATGTAACAGTATTAAGAGATGAAGTTGTCCTCAGGCATCTTGAAGGAGCAGAAGAATATCTTTATGTTTCTGGAATAGCAGTGTCAAAAGATTTCAG GAGACGGAAGGTAGCAACTGCATTGCTTAAAGCCTGCGACATGCTGTCACTTCTTTGGGGTTTCAACTACCTTGCTCTGCGGGCATATGAAGATGATTTAGCAGCACACAAATTGTACGGTAATGCAGGCTACAGAGTTGTTTCAGGAGATTCACCATGGTTACCTTCTTGGATAGGAAGTAAGCGAAGGGTTCTAATGATCAAAAGGTCAACCTTAG GTACTTCAACTCTGCTGCCTCACCTAATTGGCTTGGACCTCAG GAGATTGGTGCTGACAAACTTAATTGCAAAAGGAAGATAA
- the LOC122082184 gene encoding pentatricopeptide repeat-containing protein At1g74600, chloroplastic-like has product MQKIFFPFLKYNFHSDNSEADLGFTGISKASSRCRGYMKQCRHILKVLFILKETTRAFSFRNPFLHGKPASKPRFLCSMVVPRPQPKGTHITNPFVLISILRNSASSGSFQVAKMVHAYIVRTGFKSDLLVFNNLLHVYCRDGLMLEALKLFYKMPERDVVSWNTMISGLVSLGFFNEGFSFYREMRRVGIVPSQSSFASVLVALTEMGSLVNCRQIHGECFKYGFSSNLLVGNALLTAYVKCGDIKGTRDMFNGMKNFDEASCEILVRGYLQLGSFSEAFDLFRSSHLIGIPLSCFSLTSLISFCESELIDHEMQIHGYIVKVGLDSDVSVVNSLIAILERSVRSSPPPR; this is encoded by the exons ATGCAGaaaatctttttcccttttttaaaatACAATTTCCATTCGGATAATTCTGAAGCAGATCTAGGCTTCACTGGGATTTCAAAGGCATCTAGCCGTTGCAGGGGATATATGAAACAGTGTCGCCACATTTTGAAAGTTTTGTTTATTCTGAAGGAAACCACACGAGCTTTCTCTTTTAGAAATCCGTTTCTCCACGGAAAACCTGCAAGCAAACCCCGCTTTCTGTGTTCCATGGTCGTCCCAAGACCCCAACCAAAGGGTACCCATATCACCAACCCCTTCGTCCTCATCTCAATTCTGCGAAATTCTGCTAGTTCTGGATCCTTTCAGGTTGCGAAGATGGTTCATGCGTATATTGTGCGAACTGGGTTCAAATCAGATTTGTTGGTTTTCAACAATCTGCTTCATGTTTATTGCAGAGATGGTCTTATGTTGGAAGCACTGAAATTGTTCTACAAAATGCCTGAAAGAGATGTTGTCTCTTGGAATACCATGATTTCTGGACTTGTTAGTTTGGGTTTTTTTAATGAAGGGTTTTCGTTTTACCGTGAGATGCGAAGGGTTGGAATCGTTCCTAGTCAGTCGAGTTTTGCTTCTGTTCTGGTTGCTTTGACTGAGATGGGTAGTCTGGTTAATTGCAGACAAATACATGGAGAGTGTTTCAAATATGGGTTCTCATCTAATCTCCTTGTGGGAAATGCTCTTTTGACAGCTTATGTTAAGTGTGGTGACATCAAGGGAACAAGAGACATGTTTAATGGAATGAAAAATTTTGATGAAGCTTCATGTGAAATCTTAGTTAGAGGTTATCTTCAACTAGGTAGCTTCAGTGAAGCTTTTGATCTATTCAGAAGTTCTCATTTAATAGGAATACCCCTTAGTTGTTTTTCACTTACTAGCCTTATAAGCTTCTGTGAAAGTGAACTTATTGATCATGAAATGCAAATTCATGGGTACATTGTTAAGGTCGGGTTGGACTCCGATGTTTCTGTAGTGAATTCTCTTATTGCAAT CCTTGAACGGTCTGTTAGAAGCTCTCCCCCACCACGATGA
- the LOC122081526 gene encoding uncharacterized protein LOC122081526 isoform X3, with the protein MIQLFCSMAEVFSGLVYKLRNSPPDRYACLVAEAADTSNTKPESPEGLVGVADVTVLRDEVVLRHLEGAEEYLYVSGIAVSKDFRRRKVATALLKACDMLSLLWGFNYLALRAYEDDLAAHKLYGNAGYRVVSGDSPWLPSWIGSKRRVLMIKRSTLGTSTLLPHLIGLDLRRLVLTNLIAKGR; encoded by the exons ATGATCCAGTTATTCTGTTCAATG GCTGAAGTGTTCTCTGGCCTTGTCTACAAGTTAAGAAACTCACCACCAGATAG GTATGCTTGTTTGGTTGCTGAGGCAGCAGATACTTCAAATACAAAGCCTGAATCTCCAGAGGGGCTTGTGGGGGTTGCAGATGTAACAGTATTAAGAGATGAAGTTGTCCTCAGGCATCTTGAAGGAGCAGAAGAATATCTTTATGTTTCTGGAATAGCAGTGTCAAAAGATTTCAG GAGACGGAAGGTAGCAACTGCATTGCTTAAAGCCTGCGACATGCTGTCACTTCTTTGGGGTTTCAACTACCTTGCTCTGCGGGCATATGAAGATGATTTAGCAGCACACAAATTGTACGGTAATGCAGGCTACAGAGTTGTTTCAGGAGATTCACCATGGTTACCTTCTTGGATAGGAAGTAAGCGAAGGGTTCTAATGATCAAAAGGTCAACCTTAG GTACTTCAACTCTGCTGCCTCACCTAATTGGCTTGGACCTCAG GAGATTGGTGCTGACAAACTTAATTGCAAAAGGAAGATAA
- the LOC122082732 gene encoding putative expansin-B2, whose translation MASTLIQAFSFRFVFALLAIFSLLDYGSCFNPKLLNYNTSKAESGWSPAGATWYGSATGAGSDGGACGYGTSVEQSPFSSMVSAGGPSLYKSGKGCGACYQVKCTDNAACSENPVTVVITDECPGCVSESVHFDLSGTSFGAMAKSGQADQLRNAGQLQIQYQRVECNYGGTKLAFHVDAGSNSDYFAAMIEFEDGDGDLSGVDLKQALDSDTWLSMQESWGAVWKINYGSEMRAPFSLRLTSLETGKTLVINNAIPAGWTAGATYRSVVNYQD comes from the exons ATGGCTTCAACACTTATTCAAGCCTTCTCTTTCCGCTTTGTCTTTGCTCTCTTagccattttctctctcctagacTACGGTTCTTGCTTTAATCCAAAACTCTTAAATTATAATACCTCCAAAGCTGAGTCTGGTTGGTCACCTGCTGGAGCAACTTGGTATGGAAGTGCAACTGGTGCTGGAAGTGATG GTGGTGCTTGTGGGTATGGAACTTCTGTAGAGCaatctcctttttcttccatGGTATCAGCTGGAGGCCCTTCTCTGTATAAATCAGGCAAAGGTTGTGGGGCTTGCTACCag GTTAAATGCACTGACAATGCGGCATGTTCAGAGAATCCGGTGACCGTCGTGATTACCGACGAGTGCCCTGGTTGTGTATCAGAGTCAGTTCACTTTGATTTGAGTGGGACTTCATTTGGAGCTATGGCAAAGTCCGGTCAAGCTGATCAACTACGTAATGCAGGACAATTGCAGATTCAATATCAAAG AGTGGAGTGCAACTATGGAGGGACAAAGCTTGCCTTCCATGTTGATGCTGGGTCCAACTCCGACTACTTCGCGGCAATGATAGAATTCGAGGACGGCGATGGTGATCTCAGTGGTGTGGATCTCAAGCAAGCTCTGGACTCAGATACTTGGCTCTCCATGCAAGAATCTTGGGGTGCAGTGTGGAAGATTAACTACGGGTCTGAGATGAGAGCTCCTTTCTCTCTCAGGCTCACATCGCTTGAAACCGGCAAGACCCTTGTGATAAACAATGCCATTCCGGCGGGGTGGACGGCCGGTGCTACTTATCGATCAGTTGTCAATTATCAAGACTAA
- the LOC122082185 gene encoding extensin-like — protein MDLSDDYEEEFTDALSASPPFTPYPMPVSYPAPPPVPPPIPQPTPPPSTPATTTQPPKSIHTIITPSENALSEYLTNLTITDPLPSFMNDGPRPTAPHVSEMDDGPEIHNPEDPLRQNPVPPTPYTPF, from the coding sequence ATGGATCTCAGTGATGATTATGAAGAAGAATTTACAGATGCTCTATCAGCATCTCCTCCTTTTACACCTTACCCTATGCCCGTTTCTTACCCAGCACCACCACCAGTACCACCACCTATTCCACAGCCTACCCCTCCACCATCTACCCCTGCAACAACTACTCAACCTCCTAAATCCATCCATACCATTATCACTCCCTCAGAAAATGCTTTATCTGAGTACCTTACAAATCTTACCATTACTGATCCCCTTCCTTCATTTATGAATGATGGTCCACGTCCTACTGCTCCTCATGTTTCAGAAATGGATGATGGCCCTGAAATCCATAATCCTGAAGATCCACTAAGACAAAATCCTGTTCCACCCACACCTTATACCCCATTCTAA